A DNA window from Microcystis aeruginosa NIES-843 contains the following coding sequences:
- the ftsH gene encoding ATP-dependent zinc metalloprotease FtsH — MTNQEDNQFSWSRLPLLGKILIICSGVAALGYFLIPRPSELSNIPLEPYSEFINKVERGDISKVRIGNQVIFYQLKNPLESLPIPGNPPVNPPESSNPFHSDSSSLASKPSSNLVSGRVLSTIPVYNPQLPQLLQQKGVIFEAIPVAENSWISTLLAWVVPPLILVAAMQFLFYRNDDTRKSLLFNKNLAKVYGDGEKYPITFSDVAGAEEAKTELKEIVEFLKDAERFNKIGARIPKGVLLVGPPGTGKTLLAKAVAGEAGVTFFSISASEFVELFVGTGAARVRDLFAQAKKNAPSIIFIDELDAIGKSRSSGSGTSGSNDEREQTLNQLLTEMDGFSPKEAVVIVLAATNRPETLDAALLRPGRFDRQVLVDRPDLAGRLAILEIYAQRVQMGEDVNLKAIATQTPGFAGADLANLVNEAALLAARNNREKVSQIDFKEAIERVIAGLEKKSRVLSEKEKKIVAYHEVGHALVGAVMPGGGRVEKISIVPRGLSALGYTLKIPTEDRFLMTETEFKEQITMLLGGRAAEELIFGSVTNGASDDLQRATDIAERMVTMYGMSKSLGPLAYDKTGQANFLGNNQGSPRRSIGENTAKAIDEEVKQIIDASYQKALAILSHNRNLLESITANLLTTEVIEGEELQEFLNQAQMV; from the coding sequence ATGACTAATCAAGAAGATAATCAATTTTCCTGGTCGCGTTTGCCTCTGTTAGGCAAAATCCTGATCATTTGTTCTGGTGTTGCCGCTTTAGGCTATTTTCTTATCCCTCGTCCCTCAGAATTATCCAATATTCCCCTCGAACCCTACAGCGAATTTATCAATAAAGTGGAACGGGGCGACATCAGTAAGGTCAGAATTGGCAATCAAGTCATCTTTTATCAATTAAAAAATCCTTTAGAATCCCTGCCTATTCCGGGTAATCCCCCCGTTAATCCCCCAGAATCAAGTAATCCCTTTCACAGTGATTCTAGTTCTCTGGCCAGCAAACCAAGCAGTAATCTAGTCTCCGGACGAGTCTTGTCCACGATTCCAGTTTATAACCCCCAATTACCCCAACTATTACAGCAAAAAGGCGTAATCTTCGAGGCGATTCCTGTGGCCGAAAACAGTTGGATCAGCACTCTCCTCGCTTGGGTGGTTCCTCCCTTAATTTTAGTCGCCGCCATGCAGTTTCTGTTCTATCGCAACGATGACACGCGTAAATCGCTGCTTTTTAACAAAAATCTCGCTAAAGTTTACGGAGACGGCGAAAAATATCCGATTACCTTCAGTGATGTGGCCGGGGCCGAGGAAGCAAAAACCGAGTTAAAGGAAATCGTCGAATTTCTCAAGGATGCCGAGCGCTTTAATAAAATCGGGGCGCGTATTCCTAAGGGTGTTCTCTTGGTTGGACCGCCGGGGACAGGAAAAACCCTCTTAGCGAAAGCGGTCGCGGGAGAAGCGGGAGTGACTTTTTTTAGCATTTCGGCCTCGGAATTCGTGGAGTTATTTGTCGGCACCGGGGCGGCCCGGGTGCGGGATCTATTTGCCCAAGCGAAGAAAAATGCCCCTAGCATCATTTTTATTGATGAATTGGACGCGATCGGTAAATCGAGAAGTTCGGGATCGGGAACTAGCGGCAGCAATGATGAGCGCGAGCAGACTTTAAACCAACTTTTGACAGAAATGGACGGTTTTAGCCCCAAAGAAGCCGTCGTCATCGTTTTAGCCGCCACCAATCGCCCAGAGACTCTTGATGCCGCTTTATTGCGTCCGGGGCGCTTTGATCGCCAAGTTTTGGTGGATCGTCCCGATTTAGCGGGAAGATTGGCAATTTTGGAAATATACGCCCAACGAGTCCAGATGGGTGAAGATGTTAACCTCAAAGCGATCGCCACCCAAACCCCCGGTTTTGCTGGTGCCGATTTAGCCAACCTCGTCAATGAGGCTGCTCTCTTGGCTGCCCGCAATAATCGGGAAAAAGTCAGTCAAATTGACTTTAAAGAGGCGATAGAAAGAGTTATCGCTGGCTTAGAAAAGAAAAGTCGCGTTTTATCGGAAAAAGAAAAGAAAATCGTCGCTTATCACGAAGTTGGCCATGCTTTAGTCGGTGCTGTCATGCCGGGAGGTGGTCGGGTGGAGAAAATTTCCATCGTTCCCCGGGGTTTATCCGCTTTGGGTTATACCCTGAAAATTCCCACGGAAGACCGTTTTTTGATGACAGAAACCGAATTTAAGGAACAAATTACTATGTTATTGGGCGGTCGGGCAGCCGAAGAATTAATCTTTGGCAGTGTCACTAATGGCGCTTCCGATGATTTACAAAGGGCGACGGATATTGCTGAAAGAATGGTGACAATGTATGGTATGAGTAAATCCCTGGGACCCCTAGCCTACGATAAAACAGGACAGGCTAATTTTTTAGGTAATAATCAGGGTAGTCCCCGCCGTTCGATCGGGGAAAATACGGCCAAAGCGATCGATGAAGAAGTTAAACAAATTATCGACGCTAGTTACCAAAAAGCCCTAGCAATTCTCAGTCACAATCGCAATTTATTAGAGTCCATTACCGCTAATCTTTTGACCACCGAAGTAATCGAAGGAGAAGAATTGCAAGAATTCTTAAATCAAGCGCAAATGGTCTGA
- a CDS encoding thioredoxin family protein, giving the protein MTATTPTNKIRNLLLAVTAVILSVAIFFGFQTTASSVSLEAQAEKATPFDLALSNGKPTLTEFYANWCTSCQAMAAEIAEIKKQYGNAINFVMLNVDNNKWLPEILRYRVDGIPHFVFLNNQGQPIAQAIGEQPKSILTANLEALLTNSTLPYATTTGQASDFNILAGASQTDPRSHGSQVNQ; this is encoded by the coding sequence ATGACAGCCACCACACCCACCAATAAAATCAGAAATCTGCTGCTGGCAGTAACGGCAGTTATTCTTAGTGTAGCGATTTTCTTCGGGTTTCAAACCACCGCTAGTTCTGTATCTTTGGAAGCGCAAGCGGAAAAAGCGACACCTTTCGATCTTGCCCTCAGCAATGGTAAACCCACCCTGACAGAATTTTATGCTAATTGGTGTACCAGTTGTCAGGCGATGGCCGCTGAAATTGCCGAAATTAAAAAACAATACGGTAATGCCATTAATTTTGTCATGCTCAACGTTGATAATAATAAATGGTTGCCGGAAATTCTCCGTTATCGTGTGGATGGTATTCCCCATTTTGTCTTTTTAAATAATCAAGGACAACCGATTGCCCAAGCGATCGGAGAACAGCCAAAATCAATTTTAACCGCTAATTTAGAAGCACTTTTAACCAATTCTACCCTACCCTATGCCACCACTACGGGACAGGCTTCTGATTTTAATATCCTTGCGGGCGCTAGTCAAACCGATCCTCGCAGTCACGGCAGTCAAGTTAATCAGTAA